One Actinosynnema pretiosum DNA segment encodes these proteins:
- a CDS encoding AMP-binding protein, with translation MSGRTGARSGVGSAADGRAAGVGSPAREPLAAGVLAAVPGPGVAEELAAHGNNLAELLRARAVEHGWSGRVAFECGGERVTHGQVHARAAARSAALAALGVRVGDRVVLVLDDDVDFVVLFLAVLRLGAVAVPVNPRLHRGELAACLTAAEAALVLCRARDVPELAARTPADLDFPAPPVPAAALPDEHPAYALFTSGTTGASRLCPHAHADPLVYQRAFGGPVLRLTPDDVVHSVSKMYFAYGLGNSLLYPLLAGCRAVLEPGPPQAARALALVDEHRVSVLFSVPTFYSRLLTEPTCGLLAGLRLAVTAGEVLPLSLERRLGALLGERLLNGIGTTEVGQAFTSNAAGAHRIGTVGRALPPYAVRVVDEPGAVVGADVVGRLQVRGPTVSAGARPDGGPGREPGWYTTGDLASCDADGYLVVTGRADDIENVGGIKVHPVDVESLLAEHPLVVEAAVCAVREGGRSGLRAYVVRSGGEAEGGPDDGDLAEELLAAARAGLTTYKVPRAVVFVPALPRTGSGKLRRHVVRGWVDR, from the coding sequence GTGAGCGGGCGGACGGGCGCGCGGTCCGGGGTGGGCTCGGCGGCGGACGGGCGGGCAGCCGGCGTGGGCTCCCCCGCGCGGGAGCCCCTCGCGGCCGGGGTGCTCGCGGCGGTTCCGGGACCGGGTGTCGCCGAGGAGCTCGCCGCGCACGGCAACAACCTCGCCGAGCTGCTGCGCGCCCGCGCCGTCGAGCACGGCTGGTCGGGGCGGGTGGCGTTCGAGTGCGGCGGCGAGCGGGTCACCCACGGGCAGGTGCACGCGCGGGCCGCCGCGCGGTCGGCGGCGCTCGCGGCGCTGGGCGTGCGGGTGGGCGACCGGGTGGTGCTGGTGCTGGACGACGACGTCGACTTCGTGGTGCTGTTCCTGGCGGTGCTGCGGTTGGGGGCGGTCGCGGTGCCGGTGAACCCCCGGCTGCACCGGGGCGAGCTGGCGGCCTGCCTGACCGCCGCCGAGGCCGCGCTGGTGCTCTGCCGCGCGCGGGACGTGCCCGAACTGGCCGCGCGCACCCCGGCCGACCTGGACTTCCCCGCTCCCCCGGTCCCCGCCGCCGCGCTGCCGGACGAGCACCCCGCCTACGCCCTGTTCACCTCCGGCACCACCGGCGCGTCGCGGCTGTGCCCGCACGCCCACGCCGACCCGCTGGTGTACCAGCGCGCGTTCGGCGGCCCCGTGCTGCGGCTGACGCCCGACGACGTGGTGCACTCGGTGTCCAAGATGTACTTCGCCTACGGCCTGGGCAACTCACTGCTCTACCCGCTCCTGGCGGGCTGCCGCGCGGTGCTGGAACCGGGGCCGCCGCAGGCCGCGCGGGCGCTCGCGCTCGTCGACGAGCACCGGGTGAGCGTGCTGTTCTCGGTGCCCACGTTCTACTCGCGGCTGCTGACCGAACCGACGTGCGGGCTGCTGGCGGGGCTGCGGCTGGCGGTGACGGCGGGCGAGGTGCTGCCGCTGTCGCTGGAGCGCCGGTTGGGGGCGCTGCTGGGCGAGCGGCTGCTCAACGGGATCGGCACGACCGAGGTGGGGCAGGCGTTCACGTCCAACGCGGCGGGCGCGCACCGGATCGGCACGGTCGGGCGGGCGCTGCCGCCGTACGCGGTGCGGGTGGTGGACGAGCCGGGCGCGGTGGTCGGGGCGGACGTGGTGGGGCGGTTGCAGGTGCGCGGGCCGACGGTGAGCGCGGGCGCGCGGCCGGACGGCGGGCCGGGGCGCGAGCCGGGCTGGTACACGACCGGTGACCTGGCCTCGTGCGACGCGGACGGCTACCTGGTGGTGACCGGGCGGGCGGACGACATCGAGAACGTGGGCGGCATCAAGGTGCACCCGGTGGACGTGGAGTCGCTGCTGGCCGAGCACCCGCTGGTGGTGGAGGCGGCGGTGTGCGCGGTGCGGGAGGGCGGGCGGAGCGGGTTGCGGGCGTACGTGGTGCGCTCGGGTGGTGAGGCGGAGGGTGGTCCGGACGACGGGGACCTGGCGGAGGAGCTGCTGGCCGCCGCGCGCGCCGGGCTGACCACCTACAAGGTGCCGCGCGCGGTGGTGTTCGTGCCCGCGCTGCCGCGCACCGGGTCGGGGAAGCTGCGCAGGCACGTGGTGCGGGGCTGGGTGGACCGGTGA
- a CDS encoding LCP family protein, which translates to MTDQEALIRAALAAQAQERVDHREVAARVRTAAAPRRRGALIAAGVLTAAAAVAAVVVPMTLRDAPAERREVATGATAQEQTVLLLGVDTGEGADRPSHADTAVLLRIFPDGRVSGVSLPRDLRVTGADGRATRLATAYAAGHEQAGQEGRDAVAGGAGAALDAVAEVTGVRADHWAVASMDRFAELSDLVGGVRVCLSQQARDEYAGVDLAAGEHVLRGEEALGFLRQRRGLEQGDLDRVTRMQAFLQGLRTSVLDSGVLGDPAKLTGLFDRARDAVRTDDGWDPASAAASLSGAGGWRFTTLPGSEGVTDEGVHVVDTDPARARAFVAEALRGSSGSGTGGGGDGPVCVR; encoded by the coding sequence ATGACCGACCAGGAAGCGCTGATCAGGGCCGCGCTCGCGGCGCAGGCCCAGGAGCGGGTGGACCACCGGGAGGTGGCGGCGCGGGTGCGCACGGCCGCGGCGCCGCGCCGCCGGGGTGCGCTGATCGCGGCCGGGGTGCTCACGGCCGCTGCCGCGGTGGCCGCCGTGGTGGTGCCGATGACGTTGCGGGACGCGCCCGCCGAGCGGCGGGAGGTGGCCACCGGCGCCACCGCGCAGGAGCAGACCGTGCTGCTGCTGGGCGTGGACACCGGGGAGGGGGCGGACCGGCCTTCCCACGCGGACACGGCGGTGCTGCTGCGGATCTTCCCGGACGGCCGGGTCAGCGGGGTGTCCCTGCCGCGCGACCTGCGGGTCACCGGCGCGGACGGCCGGGCCACCAGGCTGGCGACGGCCTACGCGGCGGGCCACGAGCAGGCCGGGCAGGAGGGGCGGGACGCGGTCGCCGGGGGCGCCGGGGCCGCGCTGGACGCGGTCGCCGAGGTGACCGGGGTCAGGGCGGACCACTGGGCCGTGGCGTCGATGGACCGGTTCGCCGAGCTCAGCGACCTGGTCGGCGGGGTGCGGGTGTGCCTGAGCCAGCAGGCGCGGGACGAGTACGCGGGGGTGGACCTGGCGGCCGGTGAGCACGTCCTGCGGGGCGAGGAGGCGCTGGGCTTCCTGCGGCAGCGGCGCGGCCTGGAGCAGGGCGACCTGGACCGGGTGACCCGGATGCAGGCGTTCCTGCAGGGGCTGCGGACCTCGGTGCTCGACTCCGGGGTGCTCGGCGACCCGGCGAAGCTGACCGGGCTGTTCGACCGGGCCCGCGACGCGGTGCGCACCGACGACGGCTGGGACCCGGCGTCCGCCGCCGCGTCGCTGAGCGGCGCCGGGGGCTGGCGCTTCACCACCCTGCCGGGGTCGGAGGGCGTGACGGACGAGGGGGTGCACGTGGTGGACACCGATCCGGCGCGGGCTCGGGCGTTCGTCGCCGAGGCGCTCCGCGGGTCGTCGGGCTCGGGGACCGGGGGCGGCGGGGACGGGCCGGTGTGCGTGCGGTAG
- a CDS encoding SigE family RNA polymerase sigma factor, translating to MQVDYDQFVTDRLDQLLRYATALTCDKHLAQDIVQDVLLRARQKWARIGALEVPYLYLKRMVTNDYLSWRRRRAAREVLTGHGGFDEVGPVVADHAERHAERDAMRALIAALPRKQRAAVVLRYYEDSSDEEIASVLKCSVGTVRSNISRALAKLRVQRSEQPEVLR from the coding sequence GTGCAGGTCGACTACGACCAGTTCGTGACCGATCGCCTCGACCAGCTCCTGCGCTACGCCACCGCGCTCACCTGCGACAAGCACCTGGCGCAGGACATCGTGCAGGACGTGCTGCTGCGGGCGAGGCAGAAGTGGGCCCGGATCGGCGCGCTGGAGGTGCCCTACCTGTACCTCAAGCGCATGGTCACCAACGACTACCTGTCGTGGCGGCGGCGGCGCGCGGCGCGCGAGGTGCTCACCGGGCACGGCGGGTTCGACGAGGTGGGGCCGGTGGTGGCTGACCACGCCGAGCGGCACGCGGAGCGCGACGCGATGCGCGCCCTGATCGCCGCCCTGCCGCGCAAGCAGCGGGCGGCGGTCGTGCTGCGCTACTACGAGGACAGCAGCGACGAGGAGATCGCGTCGGTGCTGAAGTGCTCGGTGGGCACGGTGCGCAGCAACATCTCCCGCGCGCTGGCGAAGCTGCGGGTCCAGCGGAGCGAACAGCCGGAGGTGCTGCGATGA